One bacterium DNA segment encodes these proteins:
- a CDS encoding co-chaperone GroES family protein: MSPLKKKLIVVGDRLLVRPEQGEEKTNTGLYLPATALSSRMAQGGWVVSVGPGIPVPDWSDEEGEPDTWDRHPPRARFLPLQAQEGDYVLFVRKSAVEITFEGMQYLIVPNSAVLVLVREDWMEGPGLPADED; the protein is encoded by the coding sequence GTGTCGCCGCTGAAGAAGAAGCTCATCGTCGTCGGCGACCGGCTGCTGGTACGGCCCGAGCAGGGCGAGGAGAAGACCAACACCGGCCTCTACCTGCCGGCAACGGCCCTCAGCTCCCGCATGGCGCAGGGCGGTTGGGTCGTCTCGGTGGGGCCGGGCATCCCGGTGCCCGACTGGTCGGACGAGGAGGGGGAGCCCGACACCTGGGACCGCCACCCGCCGCGGGCCAGGTTCCTGCCGCTGCAGGCGCAGGAGGGCGACTACGTGCTGTTCGTGCGCAAGTCGGCCGTCGAGATCACCTTCGAGGGCATGCAGTACCTGATCGTGCCGAACTCGGCGGTGCTGGTGCTGGTGCGAGAGGACTGGATGGAGGGGCCGGGACTGCCGGCGGACGAGGACTGA
- a CDS encoding TlpA disulfide reductase family protein has protein sequence MKLLLTSLLILALSTTVGGCGEGKTPPAANATQTAAATAAGVPDFTVTTLDGKTLRLSDLRGQVVVVDYWATWCGPCRIAMPHLQKLHDNYKSQGVTVLALSVDQKGPAVVEPFIKQNGFTFPVAMADERSASAFGNFSSIPTTVIVRPDGRVHTTLTGVHPYEEYVAAVQAARAAVPGTQG, from the coding sequence ATGAAGCTCCTGCTGACTTCGCTGCTGATCCTGGCCCTGTCGACCACGGTCGGCGGGTGCGGCGAGGGCAAGACGCCGCCCGCCGCGAACGCGACCCAGACGGCCGCCGCGACCGCGGCCGGCGTCCCCGACTTCACGGTCACCACGCTCGACGGCAAGACCCTGCGCCTGTCGGACCTGCGCGGCCAGGTCGTCGTGGTGGACTACTGGGCCACCTGGTGCGGCCCCTGCCGCATCGCGATGCCGCACCTGCAGAAGCTGCACGACAACTACAAGTCGCAGGGCGTGACGGTCCTCGCGCTGTCGGTGGACCAGAAGGGGCCGGCGGTGGTGGAGCCGTTCATCAAGCAGAACGGCTTCACGTTCCCGGTGGCGATGGCGGACGAGAGGTCCGCGTCGGCCTTCGGCAACTTCTCCAGCATCCCCACCACGGTGATCGTGCGCCCGGACGGACGCGTCCACACCACGCTCACCGGCGTGCACCCGTACGAGGAGTACGTCGCCGCCGTGCAGGCCGCACGCGCCGCCGTGCCCGGGACGCAGGGCTGA
- the trxA gene encoding thioredoxin has product MSHLIHVTDANFQQEVLDSALPVVVDFSATWCGPCKQLKPIVEELAAQYEGKVKIAHVDVDEARQAAMKYGVMSVPTVLYLKGGQVRDSQIGVLAKEKMAAKIDNLI; this is encoded by the coding sequence ATGAGCCACCTGATCCACGTGACCGACGCCAACTTCCAGCAGGAGGTCCTCGACAGCGCGCTGCCCGTCGTGGTGGACTTCAGCGCCACCTGGTGCGGTCCCTGCAAGCAGCTCAAGCCCATCGTCGAGGAACTCGCCGCGCAGTACGAGGGCAAGGTGAAGATCGCCCACGTGGACGTCGACGAGGCCCGGCAGGCCGCCATGAAGTACGGCGTGATGTCGGTGCCGACGGTCCTCTACCTCAAGGGCGGCCAGGTGCGCGACTCCCAGATCGGGGTGCTCGCCAAGGAGAAGATGGCCGCCAAAATCGACAACTTGATCTGA